A portion of the Myripristis murdjan chromosome 13, fMyrMur1.1, whole genome shotgun sequence genome contains these proteins:
- the tbx2b gene encoding T-box transcription factor TBX2b, which translates to MRDPVFTGTAMAYHPFHAHRPTDFPMSAFLAAAQPSFFPTLSLPPGALTKPIPDHGLAGAAEAGLHPALSHHQAAHLRSLKSLEPEEEVDDDPKVTLEAKDLWDQFHKLGTEMVITKSGRRMFPPFKVRINGLDKKAKYILLMDIVAADDCRYKFHNSRWMVAGKADPEMPKRMYIHPDSPATGEQWMAKPVAFHKLKLTNNISDKHGFTILNSMHKYQPRFHIVRANDILKLPYSTFRTYVFPETDFVAVTAYQNDKITQLKIDNNPFAKGFRDTGNGRREKRKQLTLPSLRMYEDQCKADREGADSDASSSEPPAGRDAVHSPLGAGTSPLRFNRPSRDDKTCTDSEQELEHHDERCTGSNSPGPEPLSPYSSRCEERIRDRPSAEKKDDSIFSIRNLEKDKAESRHRKDATDKKDSEAGGIGASKDAFSPLMVQTESPSHFSPGHLQSLALSGLHSQQFFNPLNTGSPLLFHPGQFAMAPGAFSAMGMGHLLASVSGASGLENGSLSAQGTGGTPSPFPFHLSQHMLASQGIPMPTFGGLFPYPYTYMAAAAAAASASALPATSTSSPLSRNPFLGSSRPRLRFNPYQLPVSLPQSSSLLTTGLPSALNPGSESSKPGSRETSPAPEHHSNHKTGSAGRASSPKASIKDSVNELQSIQRLVSGLEGQREPSPTTDSPK; encoded by the exons ATGAGAGATCCAGTTTTTACAGGGACTGCCATGGCTTATCACCCTTTCCACGCTCACCGGCCGACCGACTTCCCCATGTCCGCCTTCCTAGCGGCCGCTCAGCCCTCCTTCTTCCCGACGCTCAGCCTTCCTCCCGGGGCGCTCACCAAGCCTATCCCGGACCATGGCCTGGCCGGGGCGGCGGAGGCTGGGCTCCACCCGGCCCTTAGCCACCATCAGGCGGCTCATCTCCGCAGCCTGAAGAGCCTGGAGCCGGAGGAAGAGGTGGACGACGACCCGAAAGTCACACTGGAAGCCAAGGATCTTTGGGACCAGTTTCATAAACTAGGCACGGAGATGGTTATTACCAAGTCCGGAAG GAGAATGTTCCCGCCGTTCAAAGTGAGAATAAACGGGCTGGATAAAAAAGCCAAATACATCCTGCTGATGGACATCGTGGCTGCGGATGACTGCCGCTACAAGTTCCACAACTCCCGCTGGATGGTGGCGGGGAAGGCCGACCCGGAGATGCCCAAGAGGATGTACATCCACCCGGACAGCCCGGCCACCGGGGAGCAGTGGATGGCCAAGCCTGTTGCTTTCCATAAACTCAAGTTGACTAACAACATCTCGGACAAGCACGGATTT ACCATCCTGAACTCCATGCACAAGTACCAGCCCAGGTTCCACATAGTGAGAGCCAACGACATCCTGAAGCTACCTTACAGCACCTTCAGGACCTACGTCTTCCCGGAGACGGACTTTGTGGCCGTGACAGCCTATCAAAACGACAAG ATAACGCAACTGAAGATTGACAACAACCCGTTTGCCAAAGGATTCAGAGACACCGGGaatggaaggagggagaaaag GAAGCAGCTGACCCTTCCGTCGCTGCGGATGTATGAGGACCAGTGCAAGGCGGACCGGGAGGGCGCCGACTCTGACGCCTCGTCCAGTGAGCCTCCAGCCGGCAGAGACGCTGTCCACTCCCCGCTGGGAGCTGGGACCAGCCCGCTGAGGTTCAACAGGCCCAGTCGAG ATGACAAAACCTGCACTGACAGCGAGCAGGAGCTGGAGCATCACGACGAGCGCTGCACCGGCTCCAACAGCCCCGGACCCGAACCCCTGTCCCCCTACAGCTCCAGATGTGAGGAGCGAATCAGGGACAGGCCGAGCGCGGAAAAGAAGGACGACTCCATATTCAGTATAAGGAATCTGGAGAAGGacaaagcagagagcaggcacAGGAAGGACGCCACGGATAAAAAGGACTCGGAGGCTGGAGGCATCGGCGCCAGCAAGGACGCCTTCTCCCCTCTCATGGTCCAGACCGAGAGTCCCTCTCACTTCAGCCCGGGCCACTTACAAAGCCTGGCTCTGTCTGGCCTTCACAGTCAGCAGttctttaaccctctgaacaccGGATCACCGCTGTTGTTTCACCCCGGGCAGTTTGCCATGGCCCCTGGAGCTTTTTCTGCTATGGGCATGGGGCATCTATTGGCCTCTGTATCCGGAGcaagcggtttggaaaatggcAGCCTCTCCGCCCAGGGCACGGGAGGAACCCCCAGCCCCTTCCCTTTCCATCTGTCCCAGCACATGCTCGCCTCTCAG GGTATCCCCATGCCCACGTTTGGAGGTCTTTTCCCGTATCCCTACACCTAtatggcagcagctgcagcggcgGCGTCGGCCTCGGCTCTCCCGGCGACCAGCACGTCCAGCCCGCTGTCCAGGAACCCCTTCCTGGGCTCATCCCGGCCTCGGCTTCGCTTCAACCCCTACCAGCTCCCAGTGTCGCTGCCTCAGAGCTCCAGCCTGCTCACCACTGGCCTGCCCAGCGCCCTCAACCCCGGCTCCGAATCTTCGAAACCGGGCAGCAGGGAGACCAGCCCGGCCCCGGAGcaccacagcaaccacaagACAGGCTCCGCCGGGAGGGCCAGTTCTCCCAAAGCCTCCATAAAGGACTCGGTGAACGAGCTGCAGAGCATCCAGAGACTGGTGAGCGGTCTGGAGGGCCAGAGGGAGCCCTCCCCGACCACAGACTCTCCCAAGTGA